The DNA sequence ATTTTTCTAAAATAATATATTAATATCTAATTAAATTAAACTTTGAAATTTAATAAATTTTTAACTGATACAAATTGTTAATTCTATAATTTGAAGTTTTTTATAATAATTCGTTTTTAGAAACTTCTTTTATTTATTTTCAAATATATTGTTGAATTTTCACATTTTGCAATTTTATAAAATGTTAGTTAACTTTAAGAAAAATTATTGGGATTTTTATGAACAAAAAAATGAAGCAAGTAATGGATTGGAAAGCTGCTCTTTGGGCTGGATTGGTTGCAAGTTTTATTTTTTTATTTTTGAATCTTTTTCTGGTCCCGTTTTTACTCGGTGGAAATATGTGGGTAATTGTTCGTTTGTTTGCTTCAATCTTTTTAGGTGAATCAATTTTAGCGCCTCCTGCAACCTTTGATTTAACTGCGTTAATTGTAAGTATTATTACAAATTTAATTTTATCGGAATTATTTACACTTTTAATTGCATTCGTATTTCATAAATATGGATTAGCAACCGGAATAATTGGCGGTGCCGTTTTTGGTTTGGCAATTTATTTAATAAATTTTTATTCACTTAGTTATTTTTTCCCATGGTTTTTTGTTTTAGGAAGCTGGCCTTTTGTCCTTACACATATTCTTTTTGGAGCAGTTTCCGGCGGAGTTTATGAACTTTTGGAAGTGGAAGAATTTGAACCAGCTGAATAAATTAATTTGGAGTTTATTATGATTGGCGGAACTGGAAATTCAAGAAGTTTTGGAAAATCAAGATTAATTATTGCGTTAGTTTTCATCGGATTTTCACTTATTTCATTTCTTAGTTCAAAAGAATATAATCCCGTTACCGGCGAAGAACAATATATTGGAATGACACCAAAACAAGAAATTGCGTTAGGTTTACAAGCCGCTCCGCAAATGATTGAACAATATGGCGGACTTTATCCAAATCAGCAGTATCAAGATATTGTGGATAGAATTGGAATGAGTTTAGTAAGAAATTCCAAAGCTGCTGAAACTGAGTATCAATATGAATTTCATTTATTAAATGATAGACAAACCGTAAATGCTTTTGCGCTTCCGGGCGGACAAATTTTTATTACTGCCGCACTTTTTGGAAGATTGGAAACTGAAGCACAATTAGCTGGAGTTTTAGGACATGAAATCGGTCATGTTGTAGCGCGTCATTCTGCACAACAAATGGCAAAATCTAATTTAACTCAAGGAATTTTAAACGGAGTTTTAATTGCCAGCGATCCATCAGGCAGTTCTGCGCAAGCCGCTGCGTATATTGCACAATTAGTAAATATGAAATATGGTAGAGAAGATGAACTTGAATCCGATAAAATTGGAGTAAACTTTATGTCGAATTCCGGTTATGATCCAACGGCGTTAATTGGTGTTATGAAAATTCTTGAAGAAGCTTCTGGCGGCTCAAGTCAAGCTGAATTTTTTAGTACACATCCAAATCCATCAAATAGAATTTCACAAATTAATACTGAAATTAATAAATTATTTCCAGATGGGATTCCGTCAGGATTAGTTAAATAGTTTTCTGAATTATTTAAGATTTGATCTTTTAAAAAGTCCGCATCTTTTTTGTTAAAATTAAATAGGATGATAAACCGTATTTGAGCCAATCCACGTTTGGTTTTTATTGAAATCAACTCCCATCATTTTACCTTTACTTGTACGAAGTAAATTGTTCACCAAGATTGGTTTTTCATTCCAAATGTACATCATTCTAATTTCTGCTTTTGCATTTCCTTCGGGAGTTTTAATTAACGGAAAATAATCTACTTTTTTCTGA is a window from the Ignavibacteriota bacterium genome containing:
- a CDS encoding M48 family metalloprotease, producing MIGGTGNSRSFGKSRLIIALVFIGFSLISFLSSKEYNPVTGEEQYIGMTPKQEIALGLQAAPQMIEQYGGLYPNQQYQDIVDRIGMSLVRNSKAAETEYQYEFHLLNDRQTVNAFALPGGQIFITAALFGRLETEAQLAGVLGHEIGHVVARHSAQQMAKSNLTQGILNGVLIASDPSGSSAQAAAYIAQLVNMKYGREDELESDKIGVNFMSNSGYDPTALIGVMKILEEASGGSSQAEFFSTHPNPSNRISQINTEINKLFPDGIPSGLVK